From Haloarcula rubripromontorii, one genomic window encodes:
- a CDS encoding DUF433 domain-containing protein: MVNAHVEVPEDGEPRIAGRRISVLSVALQIGGTDVTIEEYADERDLEVADVTAALAWAANREEWMASLIEERALGMQEMADRDYPEGVAGPELDTEDVADFHRRAQRALADIVEDWRRYGDTRFGEE, from the coding sequence ATGGTTAACGCGCACGTCGAGGTACCCGAGGATGGCGAGCCGCGCATCGCGGGCCGTCGGATCTCCGTGCTGTCTGTCGCCCTGCAGATCGGTGGCACCGACGTGACTATCGAGGAGTACGCGGACGAGCGTGATCTCGAAGTGGCAGACGTAACGGCGGCGCTGGCGTGGGCCGCCAACCGCGAGGAGTGGATGGCCAGCCTGATCGAGGAGCGCGCGCTGGGGATGCAGGAGATGGCCGACCGGGATTACCCCGAGGGCGTCGCGGGGCCGGAGCTTGACACCGAGGACGTGGCGGACTTTCACAGGCGGGCGCAGCGGGCGCTCGCCGACATCGTCGAGGACTGGAGAAGGTATGGGGACACTCGGTTCGGCGAGGAATAG
- a CDS encoding DUF7342 family protein gives MLEDIEADDGETEPLSLPDYDEEKLREEKRKELADLPEEDLRAELARQDEEEREWQDEYGVDGPDELEATIAEGMDADERQQRRRVAYYWRKNQHVREMIEEVFDG, from the coding sequence ATGCTTGAGGACATCGAAGCCGACGACGGCGAAACGGAACCGTTGTCGCTCCCCGACTACGACGAAGAGAAACTGCGCGAGGAGAAGCGCAAGGAGCTGGCCGACCTCCCTGAAGAGGATCTGCGGGCGGAACTCGCCCGTCAGGACGAGGAGGAACGCGAGTGGCAGGACGAGTACGGCGTCGACGGCCCGGACGAGTTGGAGGCAACCATCGCCGAGGGGATGGACGCGGACGAGCGCCAGCAGAGGAGGCGTGTCGCGTACTACTGGCGGAAGAACCAGCACGTGCGCGAGATGATCGAGGAGGTGTTCGATGGTTAA